The following DNA comes from Fundulus heteroclitus isolate FHET01 chromosome 1, MU-UCD_Fhet_4.1, whole genome shotgun sequence.
ttcctcgctgtgcagattagttgctaaaagacccacagcatctaaactcagagcagaaatgattgcgttctgcctacaatatatttcaaccaaaattgcaattttgacttttctctgcgttaaccacaagcaacaaaaatggcgtctaaataaagatgtttgtaaacaaggactattcaaaacaagaacttttaatgtttctattaatcaaaatattattcaagagaacagcttttagttgctttggacatcaatccttgttgaacataaagtgcaaccaataagcaagtctatgtattaaactaattgaccagtacttaatgctatgcatgattatataaactctaaaacaagtaataaaattagattatctcactgctgcaactgtcttcccttccatgtggaggcaaacccactttaaacattttaccaacacctaatggacgtgtctaattccctaattgttacatagccaaaaattgcagactctgcgatttggaaattgcgttttttaaaatcgcgattatattgaaaatgcgattaattgttcagccctaacgTCTGCTGTCAGTTTCTCTACACATGCACACCCGGCCGCTGCTCCAGGCCCCCCTGAACCAACAAGGCGGCATTCGGATGAGCAGAACGCCACTGAACATTTCACAAAGGGCCGGATGAGGGGCTTTGCCCAGCGCCTGGACAACGGACCGGTTCGCGTGGCACCGCGCTGGTAGCGAGTACCAGCGACACCCGTGCAACACTGCGATGGCAGAGCTACAGCTGGTCCAACGCCTCTCTGCACTACCCTCCGGGAAATGCTTCACAGAGCTCTACTTAACGAATGCACGCAAGGCCTTTGCATTTCCCTACCAAGCGATCAGAGTCCCTTTTGACGAAATGAGACGCTACCGAGTCACAAACCTGCCCAGAGGGTGCTGCTGGGGCGTGAGCAAGTGCCCTCCCTCAGGGTTTCACAGGTAAAATAAGAACTAACGGCCACCGATTTCTCAGCTGGATCCACAACTTCTATCCAAGGCGGTCCTGAGGCCCGAAGGCCCAGAGTGCACCTGGGTGGAAGGAGGAGAGCTGGAGAACGGCCAATATACTTAAAAGCAATCAGCTACAATCTAGACAGGGGAGAGGGACAGCTGAACTTTTCCCCCAATCCcccccataaaaaaaacaacaacaagaacaacTGATGagccaaaacacaaacagggaGCTACATCCagaagaagagaggaaataATCTGTTTCTGCAGTGAGAGTCATTAAACCTACAGATATACAGCATACGTGTGCACAATCACCAACATTCACAGAAGATTAAAGTTGCACTGTGAGAACTCAGGTGGTTAGAAAAAGACACGCCTGACGTCCCAGTGACTACAAACTGAAGCTGGAACAGACCAAAAGACGGAATGATGGTAAAACGAGAAAACAGTCAGAAGTTTAAGGATTCTTATTCTACCTCATCACTTACCCAGGGATCTGGAGGCCCCGCcatttatccccccccccatctctctctctctgtatctaCTTCTGTTTGGTCAGAAAAAACTTAAGATCCTGTGGGAGCTTCGTGTgcataaatgaatgaaataaatgcTAAACTGAGCCTCAGTTTGTATAATATGCACGATTACCAACCAATAAGGTTGGAAAGCTTTCCAAACACTgggaacattttcacattagcTGTTTGACAAATGAGTTCATAAGGAGAAATAAAACGTATTCTTCTTGTTTCCTGCACTAATCTACATGGGCATGGTAGCTGAGCTGGTTCCTGAGGCTAGAGGAACATGTTTAAGCTCTTCCTGCGTTCAATAATCTCACATCTAGtcgaggagagagagagagagagggacggAGGGAAGGAGGGCAGCATCCACGCAGATGGAATCAGCTGTTGGCACCAAGGGGCGATGACAGGAAAGGTACCCACCTGATGAAGTCCCCGTTGGGGTCGGTGCGCCGGCCGAAGCCCACAGGGCAGTAGCAGTGGAAAAACTGCTGAAAGAATGAACTGCAGGACAGCCACATCCAGCTGCCCGCGTTCACACTCCAGTCCGCGTCCAGAAGCAGCTCCTCGAAAACCTGAAACCACCACAGGATGCATTAAAACGGATGCAGCGGTTCCCGCCGCAGGGTGATGCGCCCCGCCAAGAGTCCAGCACCCTCACCTTCATCCCCTCCTCCCAGCTGATCCACAGGTCCCCTCTGGTGAGGAAGCAGGCCACGGCGTGCCTGGCGAGGTGATGGATCCAGCCCTCCTGTCTCAGCTGAGTCATGATGGCGTCTATCCAAGGGAAGCCCGTCTTGGCCTCTGCCCACTTGGCGAGCGCTTCGGGATTCCTGTCCCACGGGATGCGGACGCAGATGGGGTTTCCTTCCATCTTGTCGAAGCGTGGGTTGTTGGTTGCCGCCGTGTAGAAGAACTCGCGCCACAGCAGCTGGCCGTAGAGGGAGAGGGGAGGAGAGCTGTTCTTCTTTACCTGGAGGGGATTTAGACGGGAATAAAAACATGGAGGGATGTCCAATAAGGCGGTGAAAGTCACCGGCAGGGAGCAGGCCTGTTACTGGTGTACTGTTTGGTGCACTTGGGTGTAGATTTTAAAATGCAAGATCAGGGATGAAACTGtaacagggtgcttgctctttttccaaattaaaattccagacttttttaaaactgatattttttttcccaagaccttaactttatgtacttgtatacttgtgtgcctactgcctacttcattggttgagattgtacaaactgtttattagaaatgataatttttataggctagtattcaatgaacaaatgcattattcacagtaaattatgcttttactgatgaaaacgtttcaaaacatgaaaatcacaagtacacgaatttcacatcaaacaagtgtttgattccattaggctaatacagtacgtgaccagttagtaaaattatagttttatagcctaccttcctatttctcgtttcacaatgcctttgagcatactgtaaaattctaccatacatttttttaccatactttattaagacattcacacaaaattcaaaacttttcaaggtctggaaaacggtgtttcaaaattccatacttattaagactttcaagacttgcgcaagcaccctgtgTAAAAAAATTATTGGGATATTTAGCTATTTTTCTACTTTGCTATAATCTGTTTTGCTTCCTGCAGGATCTTCtgcactttaaattttttttgtccatttcaACTGAACTTTGGGGTAGTTCTAGTAAACCTTCCCAaaaataatggctaaatgagtcGTTGTGCAGACCTTGCGGTAGAGGTCAGTGAGTTTGAAGTAGAACAGGCGGCAGGAGAGGCAGCCGAAGCGCAGGTAGGGGCTGAGGCCCGTCGGGCTGGCTAGCAGCGAGTTGGCGTTCATCCGGGGACGCTCAAAGTTCGCCACCCatgcctggagagagagaagaggaaaggaGAAAGAGACGTGACgatgaggaaaataaaagctttttaattGAAGAACCTCAGATTCCTTAAACCCTCACTTTTCTAAGCAGATAAAAGTAGCTCTGAATGTTATAAATAACAGGTTTTTATCGCCATGTCTACTAATCAGAAATTAACTTTACCGTCAGAAACCAATTAAAAAGATTCAACATGAAGTCTTTTCATCCCCTAGAGTGATAATATTAAATGACTATTACAATTTGGAGTTAATAAATGAAGGATAATAAACCAAATCATCCATTTGGCCTGCAACCATAACCAGAGGGTGTAATACTGACCTTTCTCTCCAGATGGCGCTCTATCCTAGTCAGAGCTTCGGTCTCTCCTCCCGGCCACACCGCTGAAGGGAGGCCCTCAGTGTCGAAACCTGGAAAAGATTTAATTAGATCAGCGTCTTCTTCATCTTGTAAAGGACATCCAGCCTTTAAATGCTGGAGAAGCTTCCAGCAGCCACAAATATATTATTCCTTTCTTCATTACTACAGTCAATCAGCCAGCGACCCTTACtgcattttttaatcaaacaagtttagttgaaaaaaagttttcatgtcATAAGTCAACATTTTTCAGACGTgaattttatatttcttttaaaaagaactTCACAAGTAGAGAATAAAACATTGCTATAAAGGTTGATTTCACACCTTTTTGTGGTATATGAATAAATTTAGATCACTTCTGCTTGAATATCTACAAGAAACGTGTAGAAAAACTGGAGTGGATTATGCTACGTTGAACATGGCTCCTTGAAATCAATGGTCAACGGTACATGGGTCGTTTGGTAGcacagaaataataaataacattatttctGTTAGATTTATTATCCGAGTggcacatttttaattttatttataaaactagACGCTTTCTGTCAGTTTAAGATGGATGAATGTTTCTCTCACGTCAACAGACCTGGTGGTTAACGTGCTGCTAAGGCCAAGAAGCCGTGAGCTATTGGTGAACAACTGATCCGCCACTAAAGACACTTCCTGTGAGGAGAGGTTGCCTAGAGACGCTTTTAGTACGTGAGGATTGTTGCAATAAGAGAAAGTTAAATTACTGAGCAGAGGACATAAACACACTTTGGGTTTATGGTTAGAAACCCGTCTGTGGCGTAAAAATGGATTTGGAccattttgtttaaatcaggGGTTCCCCAGTTTCTGcccaaaataacagtgccagaTACTAGCCACCCCATTTTGTCGAGCGgaatttttcctcttttttgtgtggaaattaCGAGAacaaagtcatatttttgtaagaactcttacaaaaaagtgAAGCCATACCTGTGTGTTAGAATGAGGAATGTGGGGGAATAAGTGATCCTTTGATATCAGTTTCACAAAGAAGGAAATGCTAAATCTTTTTatcacatcagcatcaaattaatgcttttaaacatttaaatcaaagtaaaaaaacactttacttTTAGAAAATTCTGATTTTCATCAGTGCTGGAATGAGAAATAAAGTCCAAGTGGTCACACCAATATTTTCCAGGCTAAAATAATTTCCCCCCCAATAATTTTCAAGGACTGGAAAGCATAGATTtctacatttttccttttttttcacaaatccgttaacaccattttcttttttttttttttttctttttttttcttctgttaacACCATTTTCAAGTGCTGGGCCCCAACATCTGGACAGAAGCGTGACATGTGCTACAGTGTGTTAATAAAGATGTTAACATATAAAACATGGCTTCTTTAGGCTGCATGTTTTAAACAGCGTGCAGGTGGCAAGGCTTAGAGTTGCACCTACGTTATCTAGAGAAAAAACACGGGAGTTTTAAACTAGATGATACCTTAATACACAACAAAAAGGCATGTTTCCGATCTGCCAGCGATCCAGCAGCTGCTAGCGGCAGATGGAGGCGGCATCTGAAGAGGACGGGCCCTGGCACTCTGAGTGGAAAAACGCAACGTGTGGACTGCGTCGGGATGAGAAGGTTAGACGCGGCCTCTGGCTAATTTATGGGATAAATAACAGCTCGTGTGGAACAAACTGCTACAGATGGGAAACCAGCTATATTTAGAGAGTTAAAAGCTTAAAGGCCTCATGGATCAGTGAAAGAGTTGGCTTGTGCAGATGGCTGCAGCGCATCCAGATACATGAATGGACTAAGAGTCGGTGAATGGAAAGCAGACATCTGAACGGTGCCTCTAAGTAGCTGAGCTGAATAAGCCAACAGGAAAGAATTAGAGGAGCTTTAAATAGAGAAACTGGACAAACAAACTAAAGGCGGCTAATTCTAAAACGATTTATTAAAAGGTTTGTTGTTGTAGCTGCTAATGGGTTTATCTAAATGTTTAGTGATACGAGACTAGAACATGTGTTGCAACTTTTCAGTGTCTACCACATTCAGATTTTAGTGTTTTAGTCCTTGTCAAACCAAACTACATAGGTGAAACCTGGGCCAATCAGCAGCTGCCCCCATGTTTCTGGATTTCATGGTTGTGAGTTGGTTTCCTCACCCAGCTCCTCTAAGGATGGGACGCCGTACTTTTCCCCGTGGTCATCAGAGACGGGGGTGATGCAGCCGCCCATTAGTGACTCCGACAGCGTCTCTACGGGCATCTCAGGCGGGTCCAGGCGACTTATCAGGGTCTGGAACCGCTTGTAGGTGAGAGGAGGCTGGCCGCCGTTCAGCTCGATGATCCTTTAGGGGTTCAGAGCATTAAATAtgcatgaataaaaacaaggaaatacCCCAATGTTTCAGaagaaaatcctttaaaaataaataaataaataaagttcatCTGACCAGATTATTTACAGAACTGAATAATTtataaaatctcttttaaaaaagtaCTGTTATGGAAAAATAAGGACActcattaaatacattaaatatgaaatctctcggtatttgtgcgttcacaaacatgagaatccatcttgtgccgctccggcttcaaccgtttgaaccatttttggttcgagtgtgtccgaaccaaaaatggctggggccaatcacgttgcagtgttgtggcgggacataccggtgcaaCAAAAGCAAGAGCGGTTGAGCTGACCCAACATAAACACGGCAGTGCATGAGGACACAGgcgtagctgctgctaccacatctgattggtaaaaatccacaatttcttctttgatagtagaacaagaagtgccttgactagcttagcttgctgtggtttctcatggcgtcTGCTGCTTAAGTTTTAATATGacaccgtgattggctaaaaccaacctttggtaggcgggcactaggtgtcgcttctccagatcagctcagagagttctgctgaatgtcccttcTTTTCCCTAAACAGATTCAGtgggagcagaaccagactgataatgtgcagaactagtgCTACACTTTTTCAATGACTGAAGGGCCAGACCTCGGCATGTGGGCAGTTCTTTTGAATTTTCTCCACTTATAGACTGATTTCAAATAGTTTTGAGGACTCTTTAGATCCCTTACTAGACTTGCCACAAGCTTCTCtccatttttcagtttttttcttttcttaaaatcCACATTCAAGATATGATATTGTTACTGTAAGAAAAACTTCAGCATTGTATTCGTCAAATTGCTGATGTTTAAATGGTTGTTTTCTTATCGTTTTCCATCTTGTGTTGCTAATTTTCTTGGCAAGGTCACCCTTGATCTGAATGGATTTTATCTggcttaaaaaatgtttaataagaaataatcatttaaaaagtaaaaattatttttttaaagccaggTTGACACATTTTCTGTTAGCCGTCTTACTTGTCCAGGTCGTAGAGCGTGTGGGATATCTTGACGATGACCTCCACCCCTGCCTCCATCGCCAGTTTCTTGATGGCGGCGTCTCGCTCCTTCCCAAACGGTTCCGAGTCGTACTCGAAGGTCAGTCGAGAGATCTTCCACTCCTGAGTCGCAGAGACGAGAATCAACACCACAACACGGGCCGCGCGTGTccgtttaaaaacagctttagaGGCCTGGAGGAAGGCTGACCTTAAAGAGGCGCGGGAACACATTTGCTGGTTGGCCCCTGATGACAAAAAGGCGGGAGTTGAGCTTTCGGAGACTTGCATCCAGGTCCTCTAAACACTGCAGCAGAAACCTGAAGATGGGACAGAGAAACAAACCTGGGCTTTAACAGCAGGAAGTGCAGTGCAAAGCGCGGTGCACGTGAAGCAAAGTTCACTCATGACTTCTTGTTTGTTACTTCATTAGAGAACGTGAAGGAAACATTTTGGCTCCACCTTGGTTCTTTTTCAtgtctttcattttatttttacagtgctggtatttttttttttttttttaccttaagaCAAGTTACATATTGCAACATTTCCAGGTTTCTTATATTGTAAATATGCTCCAAAAGAAACATTAACCACAGATTAGACAAAAAGAGCCTGATGGCGGACAATCacaggtgtggaaaaaaacaaaatcaattcaaCATGAgcttcattttcacattttagttAAGTTTACAGCATCTTGTTATACTCTACAGTTTTAGAGCACTTTTTAAGCAGTGTAATAAAAGCGTTATTGTACATCTGTGGTCCACTCCCCCTGCTCTTTATATTCAGATATTAAACAGCCAATATCTTAAAAATATCTTACAAATAGCTCTCCATCAGCTTTACTGCTGTTCTTGCCTAATCTTCAGCCCGGTGCAGCACTTTTACATTTATGAATGTATATTTATTGCTTGTTGAACCAATGAAGTGTGAATCATTTGGACCTTATAAGGCCACTAAACTAAAAGGAAGAACCTGTGCTGGGTCTACTGATAACTTAACGAGATCTTTGCAggattattttctattttctatgaAAACAGTAACTGTTCACCTTCAACAGACGAGTTTTTCTGTTGACCCTGTTCAGCATCCAAATTAGTGTAAAGTGGACAATAACCAGATcgctttaaaaagagaaagaaagtcCATCTCATTGGATGCAAAATATAAAGGAATAAAACGTTTGCATGATGCTGTAGTTACATCATGATGTCCAGGGTGAAAAACGTTTTTTGGAGACTCATTAGGAGTGTTTGGAGGGGGTTTGTTTGGAGGACTAGTTTCTAGGGCAGTCAGTGTTAAAATAAATGGGACcattgaaaaaaaggaaagataaCAGGAATTTAACAGGCATCTTTACACCAgaagaaaataatcaaaatggAAAGCGCCGTCAGCAGACGTGTGGGTTTATCTAAGAACGTAATAAAAACACCAACGTCTGGGTGTCGCTTACTGTGAAGGCCAACTGTGACGCACACTTCCGCCGGCCTACAACGTCAGCCTTCGGCCAGGAACTATCTGCGAGAGGTCACCGACGCTGCTGTACGGTGTCAGAAAGCGACACCTTGAACTGAGCCGACCTCTCCGTCTCTGAGGAGGAATGACGACTAACAGCTGGAGCTGAATGAGAGGCAACGTGAGCTGCAGCTCCAAGGCCTGACAGCTGCAAAACGTGCTTCATGTGCATAAGAGACTCACTGCTAATCATCTGAGCTGCTGTTATTCTACCACATTGTGGCGTTGAGCCGCCTCCAGGCAGAGTAAACCGGGACAAATGTTCCAATCCAGACCTACTGGTTGGGTGAGAAGAGGTTCTTTGGTGGTACTTTCAGTTCAGATATGGGATGAGGCAGTTATGAGGGTTTGTTCTGTGtttaagatataaaaaaaaatttttttttgaatctCAGCTGGGACTTTTCGGTGTCCAACTTATTTGTTCTGGCTGTACGCATAAAATAAACGTTGGTGAGATTATATGTGCATATATGTTCTTTGCAACTTAAGTCCTTTGATTTCTGCTTTAGAATGAATTAttcttaaaaaagaagaagatattTTTGGTCAACCTGAGGATTGTGGAACAGTGCTGCGTTTATAACATTGGTTGTTTTATTCAGGTTGGAAAACATACATACAGAATCACGCAGCGTCAGACTGTCATACTTCATCTATGCAGAGACATGCTGGACTAAAGAATACTGAAACTAGTTTATCGGGACTAAGTTGAACTCTGGTACAACAAGCTAACCCAAGTTTTATGCCTTTTCATTTCTGCAACCCAAGCAACCAAAATCTGCTTGAAATGTTTCACCTCTGAGGAAATGGCGTCTGTGGACCTTTAAAGGTGGCTCACAATTAAATTTTGAGCAAACATTTAGAGGAAAATTAGTACTCGTTTAATTCTcaaaaggaaaacatattttagaattttgatgcagtaaagatgttttttttgtagaagaAAAGGATATGGATTGGGACTGATCTACATTTTCCTGACTCCCACGTTTTTCTGTGACCTCCAGCATCTCGGCCGTAACTAAAAATATACAGCCGGCGTGAATCAAGGGCAGAGAGACCACCTCACTGGCCAAATATATCACTGGGGTGGGAATGCACAGCACGTGAGATATGACCATTGCATTTAAGCAGCCCTCTGCTTTGATGACCGATTTAATGAATTATATCATGCAGTTCTAACCCTAAATGTGCTTAAAATCATGCTGTTTCGCGCTGTTTTAATTCAGAACACTACtttaaactgtaaaacattTGAACAGGTGTTGGTTCAAAAGCAATATGTAATATAAGAGGTAAAATAATATGATGTGAATAAGCTGCAGGTTGCAATTGATACCATCTCGGTGAATTTGGCTCAGATTATCCAGTCTAAAGCTTCTAGTTGCCTTTTCCGTTCCTGATTATATTCtttatgtctctttttttatacACTGCTTCAAGGTAAATTTAACAGTAAGTGAAGTTTTAGTTTTGGTTGTTATCGTTTGCTAAATGATAACCTATGATTTGTagggaaaaacataaaa
Coding sequences within:
- the LOC105938336 gene encoding cryptochrome-1, which gives rise to MAPNSIHWFRKGLRLHDNPALREAVRGAGTVRCVYFLDPWFAGSSNVGVNRWRFLLQCLEDLDASLRKLNSRLFVIRGQPANVFPRLFKEWKISRLTFEYDSEPFGKERDAAIKKLAMEAGVEVIVKISHTLYDLDKIIELNGGQPPLTYKRFQTLISRLDPPEMPVETLSESLMGGCITPVSDDHGEKYGVPSLEELGFDTEGLPSAVWPGGETEALTRIERHLERKAWVANFERPRMNANSLLASPTGLSPYLRFGCLSCRLFYFKLTDLYRKVKKNSSPPLSLYGQLLWREFFYTAATNNPRFDKMEGNPICVRIPWDRNPEALAKWAEAKTGFPWIDAIMTQLRQEGWIHHLARHAVACFLTRGDLWISWEEGMKVFEELLLDADWSVNAGSWMWLSCSSFFQQFFHCYCPVGFGRRTDPNGDFIRRYLPVLRGFPAKFIYDPWNAPESVQAAAKCIIGVHYPKPMVHHAEASRLNIERMKQIYQQLSRYRGLGLLASVPSTNGNGNGGMMAYSPGEQQSGTNGNNSHLPGASGSSVTTGNGSRSILFNFDSEEQTGPSNVGQQQQQRLHTPPQNQQQQHHGYHSVPDASQNITSSRLYHEFAVPQHPGLLLHTRGSITGKRERESEREGSGEEEPASCSVNKMQRQSAEVSLLLLPDFLKVAPTITAVTRITVHLFT